The DNA sequence ACTTCTTCGCCACCCGCGCCCACCGGTGCGGGAGCCTCCGCCACGCGGACGCGGCGAGCCCACCCCGACGCCCCTCCGAGTCCCACGCATCCTTCGCCGACCCACGGGAGACCCACGATGACCGACAGCACCCCGCCCCCCTCGTACACCGTGCGGCCCGCCACGCGGGCCGACCTGGAGGGAGCGCGGCGCCTGATGCTCGACACCTTCTACCGGGAGTTCGGCTACGGCTACGTCCCCGCCTGGCACCGCGACGTCGTCGACCTCTCGGGCACCTACCTGGACGACCCTCGGCACCAGCTGCTGGTGGCCGTGCGCGACGGCGAGGTGGTGGCCACCACCGGCGTACGGTCGGGCGGCCCGGCCCACCCGCCGCACCCCCGCTGGCTCTCCGAGCGGTACCCGCCGGTGACCACCGCCCAGCTCGTCCGCGTCTACGTCCACCCGGAGCACCGCCGCCACGGACTGGCGCGGACCCTGGTGCGCCGGGCGTGCGACTTCGCCGCCTCGACACCCGGCTACGACAGCATCTACCTGCACACCAACGTCCAGGTGGAGGGCGCCGAAGCCTTCTGGCGCAGCCTGGCCAAGGAGATCTTCGACGCCCGGCCGACGGGTGAGCACGGCCCCGGCGTCGACACCGTCCACTTCGAGATCCCCCTGCCCCACTGAAGGCGGAGCAGCGGACGCGGGGCCCGCCCTCGCCACGGCAGGCTCCGCACCGCACCGCACCCCGGGACGGGGGGGGGCACACCGCGGACCGTTTATGAAAATGATTATCATCATGCTACGGTCGCCGTTCGCTCGACCTGACCTGCCCTCATTACTCGGAGTGACCTTGTGCGCGTCCCGTCCCGTCCCCTGCTCCTCCCCGCGGTCCTCACCGCTTCCGCCCTGCTCACCGGCTGCTTCTCGTCCTCGGAGACCACAGGCACCGGCACCGGCGAGCGCCTCCGCGTCGCGATGATGCAGCCCCCTCGCTCCGGCCTGTCCCCGCTGTCCGATGACGCGTTCAAGCTGTCCCGCTGGTCCACCGCGGAGACGCTCGTGAGGCTGAACGCGGACAGCGACGCCGAGCCCGCGCTGGCCACCGCGTGGAAACAGTCCGGCCGGACCTGGACCTTCACCCTCCGCGAGGGCGTCACCTTCCACGACGGCACCGAGCTGACCGCCGGGGCCGTCGTCCGTTCCCTCACGAGAGCCGCGGGCGCCTCCCCCAAGCCCCGCATACTCGACGGCGTCGAACTGACCGTGAAGGAGGGCAGCCCCGGCACCGTGGTCGTGGCGACCGCGGAGGAGGACCCCCTGGTCCCGCAGCGGCTCAGCTCCCCTCAGCTGTCGATCCTCGCGGCCAAGGCGTACCGGGGGAAGACCGTGGATCCGGCCGGGGCCGGCACCGGCCCCTTCGAGCTGACCCGGGTCGACGGCACCTCCTCCGCCACCCTCGACCGCTACGACGACTACTGGGGCGGTACGGCCAAGGCTTCCGGCATCGACGTGACGTTCGTGCCCGACGGCACCGCCCGCGCCGCCGCCCTGCGCAGCGGCGAGGCCGACATCGTCGAGGCGGTGCCCGTCTCGCAGGCCGCGCTGCTGGACGAGGACCTGATCACCGAGGTCCCGATGCCGCGCACCAACACGCTCTACCTGAACACGGAGACGGGCGCCTTCAGGAACCCGGCGCTGCGGGCCGCGGCCCGGGAGGCGATCGACGCCGAATCGATCGTGAACGGCGTGTACGAGGGGAGGGCCGACGTGGCCGAGGGGCTGCTGGGGCCCGCGCTGCCGTGGGCGGCCGACCTGCGGGAGCCGGTGCGCCGTGCGAAGGCGGGGGGCCCCGCGGGCAGGCGCATCACCATCGGTACGTTCACCGACCGGGCGGAACTGCCCGAAGTGGCCGCCGCTCTGCAACAGCAGCTGAAGAAGGCGGGCTTCCAGGTGAAACTGGAGGTGCGCGAGTACGCCAACATCGAGTCCGACGCCCTGGCGGGCGCGTTCGACGCGTTCATCCTGTCCCGGGCCACCGTTCTCGATTCCGGCGACCCGGCCGCGTACCTGTACAGCGACTTCGCCTCCGACGGTTCGTTCAACATCCCCCAGCTCGCCAGTCCGGCCGTGGACAAGGCCCTGGACAAGGCGGGCGCGACGCCGACCGGTGACGCCCGCCGCCGGGCCGTCATCGACGCCGAGACCGCCGTGCTCGCCACCGACGCGGCGGTGCCGATGCTCCACGAGCGCGTGATCCAGGGTGACGCCGCCGACGTGGTCGGGGCGGCCCACGATCCGCGTGAGCGGGAACTGGTCACGCTCGACACGCACGTCAAGTGAGGCCGACCACGGCGGGGGTGACCCGCGCTCTCTGCCTCGTCGCCGCGCTGGCCGCCGTCGGCCTGCTGCCCTGGCTCTCCGGCCGGGACCCGGCCCTGACCGTCCTGCGCGCCCGGTCCGCCGAACAGGAGCCGACCGAGGAGGCCCTGTCGGCGATCCGCCGGGATCTCGGCCTGGACGCGGGCCCGCTCTCCCTGCTCGGCGACTGGGCCGCGGGACTCCTGCGCGGCGACCTCGGCACCTCCTGGGTGTCGGGGACGGAC is a window from the Streptomyces sp. MMBL 11-1 genome containing:
- a CDS encoding GNAT family N-acetyltransferase translates to MTDSTPPPSYTVRPATRADLEGARRLMLDTFYREFGYGYVPAWHRDVVDLSGTYLDDPRHQLLVAVRDGEVVATTGVRSGGPAHPPHPRWLSERYPPVTTAQLVRVYVHPEHRRHGLARTLVRRACDFAASTPGYDSIYLHTNVQVEGAEAFWRSLAKEIFDARPTGEHGPGVDTVHFEIPLPH
- a CDS encoding ABC transporter substrate-binding protein: MRVPSRPLLLPAVLTASALLTGCFSSSETTGTGTGERLRVAMMQPPRSGLSPLSDDAFKLSRWSTAETLVRLNADSDAEPALATAWKQSGRTWTFTLREGVTFHDGTELTAGAVVRSLTRAAGASPKPRILDGVELTVKEGSPGTVVVATAEEDPLVPQRLSSPQLSILAAKAYRGKTVDPAGAGTGPFELTRVDGTSSATLDRYDDYWGGTAKASGIDVTFVPDGTARAAALRSGEADIVEAVPVSQAALLDEDLITEVPMPRTNTLYLNTETGAFRNPALRAAAREAIDAESIVNGVYEGRADVAEGLLGPALPWAADLREPVRRAKAGGPAGRRITIGTFTDRAELPEVAAALQQQLKKAGFQVKLEVREYANIESDALAGAFDAFILSRATVLDSGDPAAYLYSDFASDGSFNIPQLASPAVDKALDKAGATPTGDARRRAVIDAETAVLATDAAVPMLHERVIQGDAADVVGAAHDPRERELVTLDTHVK